The genome window TCTCTGTATGCTCTGCTGACTAAAGCATATTTGCGTAATGGCGATATTGAAAAAGCCAGAGGTTCGGCCGAACAGTTGAAGGCTGTTTCCGATGCTGCAGTGAAAAAGCAGGCGCTGGCAACGATTGCACAGTGTGTTCTGGAGGCGGGGGAGCTGGATGAGGCCGGGAGGCTGATTGGCGAGCTGAGCGATCCCGTGGCAAAACTCTATTTAACCGCGCGTTTGCAGCGGGCGGCAGGGCAGAGTAAAGAGGCAATACAGACAGTCATCGATCTGATCGCCTCTTATCCCAACGACCACAATTGGATGCCGCAGACAGAATATCTGGATGCCCAGCTTTATTTGGATCTGGGAATGCCGGATTCTGCCGCTGAAGTGGCCCATCAGGTGATGGTCCTTTATCCGAGGTCTGAATTTAAGGTCGAAGCGCAGAAGCTTCTGGAAGAGATCAACCG of Tichowtungia aerotolerans contains these proteins:
- a CDS encoding tetratricopeptide repeat protein, translated to MMKRIVILLTSVLCCLASAQESRTLNAKLNRADGKAFRVILEDCDGTHLTYSLESGRESKTLPLVDIKELEIQLPKLSLDALQAKLVAAEYAEVVSALEPVVGGAGIYMVVPNNAVSLYALLTKAYLRNGDIEKARGSAEQLKAVSDAAVKKQALATIAQCVLEAGELDEAGRLIGELSDPVAKLYLTARLQRAAGQSKEAIQTVIDLIASYPNDHNWMPQTEYLDAQLYLDLGMPDSAAEVAHQVMVLYPRSEFKVEAQKLLEEINRLTEEESVQAE